The Vibrio orientalis CIP 102891 = ATCC 33934 genome segment GCCTGATCTTTATGGCTGTTATCACGGCTAACCAGTTCGGCTGCTGCAGATGGTGTTGGCGCGCGCATATCAGCGACAAAGTCAGCGATAGTCACATCCACTTCATGACCGACAGCACTGATAATCGGGATCTGACTAGCAGCAATTGTGCGGGCCAATATCTCGTTATTAAAGCACCATAAATCTTCCAGTGAGCCACCACCACGTCCGACGATCAATACATCACACTCATTGCGGCTGTTAGCGCAGCCAATCGCTTGAGCAATTTGGATTGCCGCCTCTTCACCTTGAACCATCGTCGGGTAAACCACGACGGGTAGGGAAGGATCGCGGCGCTTCAATACATCTAAAATATCGTATAGCGCAGCGCCTGTTTTAGAGGTGATCACACCAACACGCTTCGGGTGCTCAGGTAATGGCTTCTTGCTGGTTTGAGCAAACAAGCCTTCACCCGCCAATTTCATCTTCAGTTCTTCAAACTGCTGCTGAAGTCGGCCGTCACCTTCTGGCTGCATGCTTTCAATGATTAACTGGTAGTCACCACGCGGTTCATACAGCGATAAACGAGCTTTAACCAAGACTTGATTGCCGTTTTTCGGCTTGAATGTAACGCGGCGATTGTTACCACGGAACATGGCACATTTTACTTGAGCACGAGAATCTTTAAGAGTGAGGTACCAGTGACCAGAGACAGGAGCAGAGAAGTTTGAAATCTCGCCAACTAACCAAACAATCCCCATTTCATTTTCAAGTAATAGGCGCACTTCTGCATTAAGACGAGAAACGGTGAAGATGTTTTGATTGGTCAGAGATGACAAGGCTAATCTCGCGGACGTGAATATGGAAATTAGCGGCAATATAATACATATCAAGGGGGTTAATGCAAGAAAAAAATTAAAAAATTTGTGGTCAAGCGATTACGTAGGCCGTATAATCCGTCCGCAATATCTAATCCAAATGTAGTTAAGTTAACAAAACTTACTGCCCTCATTATGCGAAACGATGAGACCGGATTGTTCTTTTTACTCCTCTAATTGTGAGATATTGCAAATGCTAAGAATTGCCAAAGAAGCGCTGACATTCGATGACGTACTACTTGTGCCAGCACACTCCACCGTTCTCCCAAACACAGCTGATCTTCGCACTCAGCTGACCAAGAACATCACCCTAAACATCCCAATGATTTCGGCGTCTATGGACACCGTTACTGAAGCTCGTCTAGCGATTGCGCTAGCGCAAGAGGGTGGCATTGGCTTTATCCACAAGAACATGTCTATTGAGCAGCAAGCGCAGATGGTTCACCAGGTTAAGATTTACGAAGCAGGTGTGGTTTCTCACCCTGTGACAGTAAGCCCTGATGCAACTATTGCCGATGTTGTTGCTCTAACAGAAAAGCATGGTTTTGCAGGTTTCCCAGTGGTAACGGATACTAACGAACTTGTTGGTATCATCACTGGCCGTGACGTTCGCTTTGTAACTGACCTTTCCAAGAAAGTCGATGTTGTAATGACGCCTAAAGAGCGCCTAGCAGCTGTTAAGGAAGGTGCGACTCGTGAAGAAGTTCAAGAGAAAATGCATAAAGCGCGCGTAGAAAAAGTACTGGTTGTGAACGACGAGTTCCAACTAACCGGTATGATTACCGCGAAAGATTTCCACAAAGCAGAACGTAAGCCTAACGCATGTAAAGATGCGCAAGGTCGTCTACGTGTTGGCGCGGCAGTTGGTGCAGGCGCAGGTAACGAAGAGCGCGTTGCTGCTCTTGTTGAAGCGGGCGTTGATGTTCTACTTATCGACTCTTCACATGGTCACTCTGAAGGTGTTCTAAATCGTATCCGCGAAACTCGCGCAGCATACCCAAATCTAGATATCATCGGTGGTAACGTAGCGACTGGTGCTGGTGCTAAAGCGCTTATCGACGCTGGCGTAAGTGCAGTTAAAGTAGGTATCGGCCCTGGTTCTATCTGTACAACTCGTATCGTAACAGGTGTGGGTGTTCCTCAAGTTACTGCTATTGCTGATGCTGCAGAAGTAGCAAACCAGCACGGTATTCCAGTTATCGCAGATGGCGGTATCCGTTTCTCAGGTGATATCTGTAAAGCTATCGTAGCAGGTGCATCATGTGTCATGGTTGGCTCTATGTTCGCTGGTACTGAAGAAGCACCTGGCGAAGTAATCCTATATAACGGCCGTTCATACAAAGCTTACCGTGGCATGGGGTCACTTGGCGCTATGTCTCAAGGCTCATCTGACCGTTACTTCCAGTCTGACAACGCAGCAGACAAGCTAGTACCAGAAGGTATCGAAGGTCGTATCGCATACAAAGGTCGCCTAAAAGAGATCGTTCACCAACAAATGGGTGGTCTACGTTCAAGCATGGGTCTAACAGGCTCTGCAACCATTGAAGATATGCGTACTAAAGCTGAATTCGTACGTATTTCAGGTGCAGGCATGAAAGAGTCTCATGTCCATGACGTTCAAATCACCAAGGAAGCTCCAAACTACCGTCTAGGTTAATCTCAATAGAGATTTACACATCCGACGTAAACGTTTGCTTTTTTCCTTGAAGCATTAAGAAGAGGCGAGTACACTCGCCTCCGTTTTAATCACTTAGCTTATAAGACTGCTCAAAATGACTAAAAATATTCATGACCAACGTATTCTGATCTTGGACTTCGGTTCTCAGTACACTCAATTAGTAGCACGCCGCGTACGTGAAATCGGCGTTTACTGTGAACTTTGGAGCTGGGATGTTGAAGAAGCGGATATTCGTGAATTCAATCCAGACGGTATCATCCTATCTGGTGGCCCAGAAAGCGTAACGGAAGATAACTCTCCACGCGCACCTCAATATGTATTTGACTCAGGTGTTCCTCTATTAGGTGTATGTTACGGCATGCAAACTATGGCTGAGCAGCTAGGTGGTAAAGTTTCGACTTCTAATGAGCGTGAGTTTGGTTACGCAGCAGTACAAGTATCGGGCGAGTCATCAATCTTTAAAGATCTTGAAGCATCTCAAGATGTTTGGATGAGCCACGGTGACAAAGTTGTCGAGATCCCTGAAGGCTTCGTTAAAGCGGGTGAGACAGACACTTGTCCTTACGCTGCGATGGCGAACGAAGAGAAGAAATACTACGGTGTTCAGTTCCACCCAGAAGTAACGCACACGAAGAATGGCCTGCAAATGCTAGAGAACTTTGTTCTTGGCGTATGTGGCTGTGAGCGTCTATGGACTTCAGAATCAATTATCGAAGATGCCGTTGCTCGTATTAAAGAGCAAGTGGGCGACGATGAAGTTATTCTAGGTCTATCTGGTGGTGTTGATTCATCAGTGGTTGCTATGTTGGTTCACCGCGCAATCGGCGACAAGCTGACGTGTGTATTCGTTGATAACGGTCTACTTCGTCTGAACGAAGGTCAGCAAGTAATGGATATGTTTGGCGACAAGTTCGGCCTAAACATCATCAAAGTTGATGCAGAAGAGCGCTTCCTAACAGCACTTGAAGGCAAGTCTGATCCAGAAGAGAAGCGTAAGACTATCGGTCACGTATTCGTTGACGTATTCGATGAAGAGTCTAAGAAGCTGGAAAATGCTAAATGGTTAGCTCAAGGTACTATCTACCCTGATGTTATCGAATCAGCGGCCTCTAAGACAGGTAAAGCGCACGTGATCAAATCTCACCATAACGTTGGCGGTCTGCCAGATGATATGGAGATGGGTCTTGTTGAGCCACTACGTGAGCTGTTTAAAGATGAAGTACGTAAGATTGGTCTAGAGCTAGGTCTGCCTTACAACATGCTTTACCGCCACCCATTCCCAGGTCCTGGCCTAGGTGTTCGTGTTCTTGGTGAAATCAAGAAAGAGTACTGTGATTTGCTACGTCGCGCAGACGCTATCTTTATTGAAGAGCTGCACGCTGCGGATCTTTACAACAAAGTCTCTCAAGCGTTCACGGTATTCCTACCAGTACGTTCTGTAGGTGTAATGGGCGATGGTCGTAAGTACGATTGGGTTGTTTCTCTACGTGCTGTAGAAACGATCGACTTCATGACGGCGCATTGGGCACACCTACCGTACGATTTCCTAGGTAAGGTATCTAACCGCATTATCAACGAAGTTGACGGCATTTCACGAGTTGTTTACGACATCTCTGGTAAGCCACCAGCAACTATCGAGTGGGAATAATCTTCGCGATTAACAACCAATAATTGAACCAGCCTTCGGGCTGGTTTTTTTTCGCCTAAAACTTTGGAGTAAGCGCACAGTTCTTCATCTCAGTTTGTTACGCCTTCTGTTGTAAGCTCAAATCGCGTCGCATCTTGACGTAAGTCTAAGTTATTCATCGTGCTTATTTTTTCAGTATTCCCTAACCTTTTGTCAGCTGAAAACACAAGGAAATGTTCCATGAAAAAGGTAAGCTACTTAACCGCTGCACTTTCGTTGGCGGCAGTGTCGTCCAGTTGGGCGGCGATGAACATCCAGCCCGATCCGCAAAACCCGACTGGGTACGTGATTGCACGCTCTGATGTTGAGGCGGTAGAAAGTCAGAAAACGGCTGACCCAATGTATCAGATTTGGTCTCAAGCATTGCGCACTGCTCCGAACAGCGTTGTTGAGGCCATCGACTCAGGCCTGGCAACTAACCCTGAAAACGTACAGCGAGCCGAGCGAGTATTTCCTCGTTCAGAGTGGGATTTTCTAACCGGTATGGCGGCGCCAGAGTACACCTACACACGTTTCTTAAGAGCGATTGGTAAGTTTCCTGCGTTCTGTTCGGAATATACCGATGGCCGCGATTCTGATGCGATCTGTAAGCGATCTATTGTCACTGCGTTTGCTCACTTTGCCCAAGAAACTGGTGGTCATATCGCGATAGATAATACCTCGGACAATCCACTTGGACTTGAAGAGTGGCAACAAGCGCTAGTGCATGTGCGTGAAATGGGCTGGTCAGAAGGGCAAGAAGGTTACACAACAGGCTGTGGCCAGAACGATTGGCAGAATAAAAAATGGCCATGTGCGACAGGGCAAGGCTATTTTGGCCGTGGTGCAAAACAGCTTTCTTACCACTTTAACTACGGTGCATTCTCTGAAGTCATGTTTGATGGCGATGCATCAGTACTGCTTAATAACCCGGGGTTAGTTGCGGACTCATGGTTAAACCTCGCGTCAGCCATTTGGTTCTTCTTAACGCCGCAAGCTCCTAAACCAGCGATGTTGCATGTGATCGATAAAACATGGTCACCGTCTCAACGTGAAGTTGATGCCGGCATTGGTTACGGCTTTGGTACTACCATCAATATCATTAACGGTGGTATCGAGTGTGGTGAGCAAAATAAAGATAAGGGTCAGCCAGTCAACCGTATTCGTTACTGGGAAGGGCTATCTTCGCACTATCAAATTCCACTTGATGCTGACGAGAAGAACACCTGCTGGCAGCAAACACCTTATGGCAGCTTAAACCTAAATGGCGCAACAGATGTGCTTTACACTAACTGGGATGGCAACTGGAAGTACTATGCCGATCGTCCGGGTGGTTACTCATTTGAGTGTGAGTTGGTGGGTTTCCAAACGGCTTACTCAGCTTTGGTTCCGGGTGACTACGAGAAGTGTGTGACCAACTTTTATGGATCTCATTCCAGCTGGCCTGAAGTACGTATCGTCGATAAGCTTGATCCAGTTGACCCTGGCACAGGCACCGATTGGGACGCTAATAAAGTCTATAACGCCGGTGAGCAAGTGACATATAAAGGCGCGACTTATCAAGCGAAGTGGTGGACTCAAGGTGATGATCCTGCTCTTGGTGGGCCGTGGGAACTAGTATCAGGTACCCCAACTGAACCAGTGCCTGAGCCTACTCCAGACCCAACGCCAGATCCGACACCGGACCCAACACCAACTCCGGACCCTGAACCAACGCCAGATCCCACTCCGGTTCCAGATAGCTTTATTCAGTGGGAGCCAGGAGTAACACAAGCGGCTGACGGGGATAAAGTGACCTATAACGGCAAGTGCTTTATTGCGAAAAATGGTCCGGGAGTATGGGAATCTCCAGTTCAGTCGAACTGGTTCTGGGATGAAATCTCCTGTCAGTAAACACAGCAGCTAAGCCTGATTTGAAATCAGCGTAGCCTTGTTATTACTGATCATGCCGCTTAAGTAATCAATAATGCTTAAGCGGCTTTTTCTTTCCTGCAGCATTTGCTTTGTATCGTGGCTGTTAGGGGGAAACAATCTACATATTCATACGCTGAATGGTAATTGGCTCTTTATCGTTAACCATGCGTTTTGCGCAATCTTAGATTGCAAATCCTTGATCTATCTTTTTTCATCCACACCACTAAAATCTGCGCGTAAATTTTATTAACTTTTTTTAAAGGTGTGCAAAATGTCAACAAAACTGGCAAACCCGGCTCCACTGGGCCTAATGGGTTTCGGTATGACGACCATCCTGCTTAACATTCACAATGCAGGTTTCTTCCCTATGGATTCTATGATCCTAGCAATGGGTATTTTCTATGGTGGTCTTAGCCAAGTACTTGTTGGCATGATGTGCTTCAAACGTGGTGATACATTTGGTACGACTGCGTTCACTTCATACGGTCTATTTTGGCTAACATTGGTTGGTCTAATCGTGATGCCTTACATGGGCCTTCCAGCAAGCCCAGCAAGCTTCATGGGCTGGTACCTAGCACTATGGGGCATCTTCACAGGCTTTATGTTTGTTGGCTCTCTATGCTACCCAGTGGCAAAACAAGTGGTATTCGGTTCACTAACAATCCTATTCTTCCTACTTGCTGCACGTGATTTCACTGGTAGTGAGGTGATTGGCACAATCGCTGGTCTAGAAGGTATCTTCTGTGGCGCAAGTGCAATTTACTTTGCTATGGCTCAAGTTCTTAATAACGAATATGGCCGTACGATTCTGCCAGTTGGCGAGAAGAAAGCAGCTCAAGTTGAGCTAGAGCAAGTTGCCGCTTAATCAAATTTAAAATTTAGTTGTCGAATCGCCTGAAGAACGACAACTGAAATTGGGAACCTTAATACGAAAGGGGTTAGCATTTGCTAACCCCTTTTTCTTACCACTGCTTTTTATTTATAGCTTATCGCTATTAGGCTGAAGGTTGTTCAACCGGTTTAGAATCCACTTCTGATTCTGGCTCTTTACCTGTCTTACGACGGTACTTATCTTCCCAGTAGTCAGCGCCTTTAATGCCAAGCTTAACTGGGTTAAACGTGTACTCAGTCACACCTTGTCTTTGCTGCTCTTCGTAATCATGTAGCGCTTTTAGTGCTGGCTTAGACATGAAGAAGATAATCAAGATGCCGACGATGTTTAACCATGCCATTAGGCCTACACCCACATCACCCATTGCCCATGCAAGGTTTGCGGTCTTAACTGTACCGTAGAACACAACTGCGATTAATGCGACTTTTAGTAGGAACATTAAGCCGTTAACTTTGAAGGTACGGCGGATATACGCAATATTTGTCTCTGCGATGTAGTAGTACGCAAGAATGGTTGTGAATGCGAAGAAGAACAGTGCAATCGCGATGAATGGCTTACCAATGCCCGGTAGCGCACTTTCGATTGCCATCTGAGTAAAGACTGGACCGTTCGCAGCGATATCTGCCGCTACGTTCTGCACTAGGAAACCTTCAGCGCCATGAACGTTGTATGCACCAGTAATGATGATCATAAACGCAGTTGCTGAACAGACTAGTAGCGTATCAATGTAGATCGAGAATGACTGCACTAGGCCTTGCTGCGCAGGGTGATCAACACTTGCTGCTGCCGCTGCGTGTGGACCAGTACCTTGACCAGCTTCGTTAGAGTAAACACCACGTTTTACACCCCAACCAATTGCAGCACCAACACCCGCCATAGGCGTGAATGCATCACCAACGATCATTGCGAATACGCGTGGTACTTCACCGATGTTTAGCAGGATGATGATGAACGCTGTTACGATATAAGCTAGCGCCATGAAAGGAACGACAATCTGCGTGAAGTTTGCAATACGCTTAACACCACCAAAGATGATGAAGGCTAGAATCACAGCAATGATAGTACCTGTTAGGATCTTAGCGAAGCTGAATGTACCGATCGCAGTTTCAATCATTGCGCCAGAACCGAACGCTGCTTCTACTGCGTTACCGATACTGTTTGATTGAACGCCTGGTAGTAAGAAACCACAAGCAAAGATAGTCGCGATAGCAAAAACCCATGCATACCATTTTTGTCCCATTGCTTTTTCAATGTAGTAAGCTGGGCCGCCACGGAATTCGCCGTTATCTTCCTCTTTGTAAATTTGCGCCAACGTTGATTCTGCGTATGCCGTAGCTGCGCCGAAGAAGGCAACCACCCACATCCAGAATACAGCACCTGGGCCACCGAAGCCGATCGCCGCCGCAACACCTGCGATGTTACCTGTACCGACACGACCAGATAGCGAAACCGCTAATGCCTGGAACGATGAAATACCTTTAGATGAGCTTTTCCCTGATAAAAGTAGACGCCACATTTCAGTGAAGTGACGAATCTGAACAAATCGTGTCATGACTGAGTAGAAAAGACCTGCGCCCAAGCAAAGGTAAATCAATACCGGGCTCCAGATGATTCCATTCAAAAAATCAACAATTGACTGCATAAGAAGTTTCCCTGTTTGTTTTGTAATGGTTGTTTTCTGAGCAGGATATTACCCTGCTTGTAATTTAATTGTTAATTTATTTATCTTTTGGTGTTAACTGACGTGATCTAAAACACAAAGTGCTAAAAAATTGTTAAAAACACGAGTTGGACTGGATGGTAGTAGAAAGAGGCTGAGTATCTGATGAAATAAGCGCCATTTGTGGTGTTTTATATTTATAACAACTACAAATGGCGAATTTGTATATATCTTGTTTATGAGAGTTATATGAGTGGATTGTATCGTTACTGGTTACTGATAGCGTTCGACACTCAGCTCTGAAAATGGCTTCTCTCCTTGAGTTGCAAGGATCTCGGTCAGAATGTTGGCTGATCCACACGCCATGGTCCAACCAAGCGTGCCATGACCAGTATTGGTGTAGAGGTTGGAATAAGGAGTTTGACCTATGATAGGCGTGCCATCAGGGGTCATTGGACGAAAGCCACTCCAATAGTCAGCTTGGTTGAAGTCGACGCCCTTAGGAAAGAGTTGGCGAACGACATGGTTGAGTGTCGCTAGCCTTTTTTCTGGCAAACTCGGATCAAAGCCAGCCAATTCAGCTGTGCCTGCGACCCGAATGCGTTGATCAAATCGGGTTACCGCGACTTTATAGGTTTCGTCCATGATCGTGGAATGTGGGGCATGAGCCTCGTCAACAACAGGTAGCGTTAAAGAGTAGCCTTTGACCGGATAAACGGGAATATCGATACTAAGAGGCTGCAGAAGATGTTTAGAGTAACTTCCCAGCGCCATGACATAGTGATCGGCTTCAATGATGCCTTGCGACGTTTTGACACCTGCGATGCGATGATTATCAACCAGTAACTGTTCGATCTCGGTATTAAACAGAAATTGCACGCCCGCTTGCTCTGCCATGCTTTGCAGTTGTTGGCAAAACAGATAGCAGTCCCCCGTTTCATCGTCGGGTAAATAGAGCCCACCGACAAGACTGCCTTCCATGCTTGATAAGCCAGGCTCTTGAGTTAAACACTCTTTAGGTGACATCAATTGGTAGCGCGTACCGCTTTCTTCTAGCAGAGCGATATCTTTTTTTATCGCACTAAGCTGAGCCTGTTTACGAAATATTTGCAGTGTACCTTGGGTTTTACCTTGATAGTCTAATTGATGTTTTTGATTTAATTCTGCTAAACACTCTCGGCTACGATTAGCGATAGTCAGCATCCTCGCTTTATTGATTCTGTATTTATCAAGTTGGCAATTGCCTAGCATCTTCGTTGCCCAACTGACGAGTTCTGGGCTTAGGTTTGGCTTAATCTTTAGCGGAGCATGCTGTTCAAATAGCCATTTAATCGCCTTAGTCGGAATACCCGGCGCGGCCCATGGGGAAGAGTAGCCATAGGAGATCTGACCTGCGTTAGCAAAGCTTGTCTCTTCAGCGGAGCGGGCTTGCCTATCGATAACGGTTACGTTAAATCCCGCTTGAGATAAATACCATGCACTGGTCAGCCCGATGACACCACTTCCTAAAACAACGACTTTCACGTTTGATTCTCACACAATTAAATTTTGCTTAGGATCGGTAATTTACATTCGCTTAACAATCGATAAGAATTGATATTAGGTTTTAGTTTTTTTAAAGGCTAGTTATGAAGTCCGCAATTCTGCATGGGGTGAACTTGGTCTGTATCGTCGCCCGCCACCAAAGCTTAACCAGTGCAGCGAAAGAGCTGAGTTTAACCGTTGGCGCAGTGAGTCAGCAGCTGCAACAAATAGAAGAGAAACTCGGCTTTGTGGTATTTGAACGCCATGCTCGTGGGATACGATTAACCGAGCAGGGCAGCAAGCTAGTTGAATCGACCAGTCATCATTTAGCTGCCATTGAAGAAAATGTTTTTCAGCTTAGTCATGTATCTGAGCGTAAGCAGATCCGACTAAAGCTGACGCCATCTTTTGCTTTCAAATGGCTTGTTCCTCGCTTAGATAAATTTCATAAACTCTACCCCGATGTGCAAATACATACCTTTGCTGAAGGGGCGTTGGTGGATAGTGACAACCGCAACTTTGATATTGCGATTGACTATGGGCCGATACCTTACAAGCATCAAAGCGCAGAATTACTCATGGAGGAGTCCCTAATACCTGTCATCAGTCCCAGTTATTTGCAATCCCATCCATTGCGGTTAGACAATGATTGTTGGAGAGATGTGGTGCTATTGCATGATGTCATGCCATGGGCCGGTGCAGCGAAAGATCATGAGTGGCATTATTGGGCTAAACAGCAAAGCCTGACCTTTGAAACTAACCAAGGGCACTTCTTTAATCGCACCGATATGGCGATGTCAGCGGCTGAGGCTGGAGTCGGGATTGCACTTGCACGATCAGCACTACTGAGCAATGAGCTAAAAGAAGGGCGCCTAATAGCACCTTTTGCGGCTATTTCTGCTCATGCTGGTTACTTTGTTTTGACCCATACCGATAATCCCTACACGCGCTTATTTAAAAATTGGTTGAGAGAACAAGTGCTTATTGATTAATTTATAAATATCGATGGCGCGGCCATATGCACCCACTACACTTAGTAGTGAGCTTGATTCTGCCTTAGTAAAATCAAGCGAATGTAGGGGCAGCGCATTATGGAATCTCATCAAGGCCGATGCAGCTATCAAAACCCTGATGGCTGGTGCTGCGATCAACCAAGTGGTGAGTCAGGACTCTGTTACTGGCACGATCCAAAAGTCGATAAAAGCAATGATGATGTAAAAGACAAGGTTGAGCAATGGGCCGCAGCAGGTAAACCTTTAGACGGATTTCAGTTGGCAAAAACGAATTTAGAAGATCTCAATTTAGTAAACCGCGGTAGCAAAGAAGGTTATCTATGTCGAGATGTCGACTTCTATCGAGCAAATTTGACCGATGCTCACTTTTTTGGCTTAGATTTACGTGGCTCATCTTTAATGAAAGCCAAGTTAATTGGTGCAAATTTACACTGCGCCAAGTTAGATAATTGTAATTTGCTTGGTGCTTCGCTCTCTCGCGCTAAGTTAGAAAATATTGAATGGGGAGGCGACCTAAAACAAGAAAGGGCGGCGAGACGTGCGATTCGGGGGCATAAACGCAAAGAATCGGTAATGTATTGCCAAGAAGCAGAGGAAGTCTGTAGAAATATTCGTAAGCAATGCGAGAAGCAAGGCTTGTTTGAAATGGCTGGCGATTTCTTTAAACGGGAAATGCGTTTTCGCCGTTACCAAATGCCGTTGTTTAGTGTTAGGCGCGGCATCTCCAAGCTGGTGGATGTATTTTGTGGCTACGGCGAAGATCCGATTCGTGTCGTCGGCTTTTCGATTTTCTTAATCTTAGTCTGTGCTCTGGCTTATTTCTTCTTAGATACCACAGGGGGACACCCTGTTTACGAGGGGGTAAGTGGCTGGAAGTTTTATGCGTTGGAGTTTTTTAACTCGCTCTATTTTAGCGTCGTCACATTCACCACCTTGGGCTATGGAGACATATCTCCCGTTGGGCTGGCGAGGTTTATCGCTGCCTGCGAAGCCTTCTTAGGCAGCTTTACCATGGCACTGTTTGTGGTGGTCTTTGTTAAAAAAATGACCCGCTGAGCACTGTGGAAATGGTTATTTGAACTCGCTGGCTAACCAATCAGAGAGAATGATCTGATCGTCTTTGTATTGGTTAGAAAAGTGCTCAATCAGCGCAGCGAGGTTCTGGCCATTATCACACATGGTTTGTGCCACTAAATCTTCAGAGACAACAATCGCGCCGCCTTGCGGGGAGGCGTGAGTCTCAATACTGACCGGTATAATAAATTTACTCTCACTGGCTAAGTGATGTTGCTTTAACTCATTTGCCTGTTGGTATAGCGCTGCTAACACCTCTGACTGGTAGTCACTCGCTTCGAAACCAACTGCGATAACAAAGACTAATCCACGATACAAAACAATTATTGAGCTGACCGATGCCGTCGCTTGATTAGTAAAACCGAGCACAACGTCACCAGCTAAGTGCGGCAGTTGCATGAATTGTTGTTTCAATAGTTCAACCGTCGCTGACCATTGGCTATGTTGCTCTGATGGGAGTTGCGTCAAGATGGATGAAGTATCGGTTTGAGTGAACTGCAAGATAGGTGCAGCGTATTGAGTGCTCGCGGTCATAGTAACTCGATAGACGGTTGGAATAGTGCAGAGGCTAACGGAGAAGATGCGATGGAGCTAGAAGTAACGCTGAATAGTTTGAGCCAGTCGGCGCAGTGAGAAGGATTAGATAAGAAAAAGGTTACCAAATCAGCGATCTGGTAACCTAAATTTGATTATGCGGCGTTAGCAAAGTCCGCTAAGAAAGCATCTTTACGCGCGTTAAAACGCTCGACAAGATCATCAACAGCCGCTTGGTCGTAAGGTTTAAGACCACTTGCTACCATACGTTTTACGCCTTTACCGACGATCTCGCCATTCTCTTTGAAATCGAAGTTTAGGGTCACGAGACCACGTTTGCCTTCTACATCGAATGTAGCGCCTGCATACACGACTTCAGGGTGCGTTAAGTCTAAACGAGAGAACTCGACTTCCATGCTTTCGTAAATAACCAATGGGCGCTGGCAGTTGATCATCATCTGCTGTTCTTCCATTAGTGGCACCATGATATGCGGGAAGTTCATACCAGAGAACTGAACGTAGCTCGTTACCACGTGTTCAATG includes the following:
- a CDS encoding alanine/glycine:cation symporter family protein, whose translation is MQSIVDFLNGIIWSPVLIYLCLGAGLFYSVMTRFVQIRHFTEMWRLLLSGKSSSKGISSFQALAVSLSGRVGTGNIAGVAAAIGFGGPGAVFWMWVVAFFGAATAYAESTLAQIYKEEDNGEFRGGPAYYIEKAMGQKWYAWVFAIATIFACGFLLPGVQSNSIGNAVEAAFGSGAMIETAIGTFSFAKILTGTIIAVILAFIIFGGVKRIANFTQIVVPFMALAYIVTAFIIILLNIGEVPRVFAMIVGDAFTPMAGVGAAIGWGVKRGVYSNEAGQGTGPHAAAAASVDHPAQQGLVQSFSIYIDTLLVCSATAFMIIITGAYNVHGAEGFLVQNVAADIAANGPVFTQMAIESALPGIGKPFIAIALFFFAFTTILAYYYIAETNIAYIRRTFKVNGLMFLLKVALIAVVFYGTVKTANLAWAMGDVGVGLMAWLNIVGILIIFFMSKPALKALHDYEEQQRQGVTEYTFNPVKLGIKGADYWEDKYRRKTGKEPESEVDSKPVEQPSA
- a CDS encoding D-amino acid dehydrogenase; this translates as MKVVVLGSGVIGLTSAWYLSQAGFNVTVIDRQARSAEETSFANAGQISYGYSSPWAAPGIPTKAIKWLFEQHAPLKIKPNLSPELVSWATKMLGNCQLDKYRINKARMLTIANRSRECLAELNQKHQLDYQGKTQGTLQIFRKQAQLSAIKKDIALLEESGTRYQLMSPKECLTQEPGLSSMEGSLVGGLYLPDDETGDCYLFCQQLQSMAEQAGVQFLFNTEIEQLLVDNHRIAGVKTSQGIIEADHYVMALGSYSKHLLQPLSIDIPVYPVKGYSLTLPVVDEAHAPHSTIMDETYKVAVTRFDQRIRVAGTAELAGFDPSLPEKRLATLNHVVRQLFPKGVDFNQADYWSGFRPMTPDGTPIIGQTPYSNLYTNTGHGTLGWTMACGSANILTEILATQGEKPFSELSVERYQ
- a CDS encoding LysR substrate-binding domain-containing protein, which codes for MKSAILHGVNLVCIVARHQSLTSAAKELSLTVGAVSQQLQQIEEKLGFVVFERHARGIRLTEQGSKLVESTSHHLAAIEENVFQLSHVSERKQIRLKLTPSFAFKWLVPRLDKFHKLYPDVQIHTFAEGALVDSDNRNFDIAIDYGPIPYKHQSAELLMEESLIPVISPSYLQSHPLRLDNDCWRDVVLLHDVMPWAGAAKDHEWHYWAKQQSLTFETNQGHFFNRTDMAMSAAEAGVGIALARSALLSNELKEGRLIAPFAAISAHAGYFVLTHTDNPYTRLFKNWLREQVLID
- a CDS encoding ion channel; its protein translation is MESHQGRCSYQNPDGWCCDQPSGESGLCYWHDPKVDKSNDDVKDKVEQWAAAGKPLDGFQLAKTNLEDLNLVNRGSKEGYLCRDVDFYRANLTDAHFFGLDLRGSSLMKAKLIGANLHCAKLDNCNLLGASLSRAKLENIEWGGDLKQERAARRAIRGHKRKESVMYCQEAEEVCRNIRKQCEKQGLFEMAGDFFKREMRFRRYQMPLFSVRRGISKLVDVFCGYGEDPIRVVGFSIFLILVCALAYFFLDTTGGHPVYEGVSGWKFYALEFFNSLYFSVVTFTTLGYGDISPVGLARFIAACEAFLGSFTMALFVVVFVKKMTR
- a CDS encoding DUF3581 domain-containing protein, whose protein sequence is MFLTPYFSQDNNQFQFTRQQASHFAKKVAGDYNPIHDEDSKRFCVPGDLLFAVLLSKEGISQKMRFDFSGMVSDSVSLSVENKCAKESALVDANAKEYLHMSREGEVSQNPEFIEHVVTSYVQFSGMNFPHIMVPLMEEQQMMINCQRPLVIYESMEVEFSRLDLTHPEVVYAGATFDVEGKRGLVTLNFDFKENGEIVGKGVKRMVASGLKPYDQAAVDDLVERFNARKDAFLADFANAA